The genomic DNA TCAAGGCATGTGTGATATAATTTTGATCAGTAGCAAAGTCTAGGTTTCAGTAATTCTTAGCTATTGGAAATTCTTACTATTTCCCCAAATAGATTATTCATGGCTGAGAATCATGAATAAGCACAATAAACTAGAAGAAATGTGAATTAAagggtacttttaaaatttttaacagaGTTCCTCAGAACTTTTGgtaaattttttaacattttgagtaTCTAATGTCTAGTGATTCATCTTCTAAATATGTGTCTAATGGGGGCAAGTGGCAAGAATGCAATGATGCATTGTCATATTCAACACATGATTATATATTGCAAAGATAATTTAGAAAATACTTAAATGTTTATTTGAGAATATTGGTAAAATAATATATGAACTATCATCCAACAAGTTAAATACTAATATAGATATGAATGATATATTAAGAGAAATGGTAGATTGGTATACAGTGTACTTATCACTGTTGTATGTATATTTCTTGTGAATATACACAAAAATGTACACATACATGTACGTAACATATTTCATATGGAAATATATGTTCCAAATGTCAGTTAATtacatttgatttatattttttcctttctcgtAACTTAAAAATGCTCATTAGctaggtttttgttgttgctgttttttaactTCAGGCAACAAAATAATATCCGTTTAACTGCTATCTAAAAATACAACTCGTTTGTTCTTCATCTTCCATAGGCTCTTTGTTCCTGTGTGTCCTCACAATCAGTCTTCATACTACCCACTGGATACATTTAGAATATGACATCCACTTGCCTTTAGCATCTCTCACCGTTCTCAGTGTGGTCCAGCACCAGGTCATCAAAACCACTTGAAATTCTTTTAGAAGTGCAGATTCCTTGACTCTACCCCAGAACTACTTAATCAGACACCCATCAGcacaagaatttgcattttaacaagctaCCTTATACAATATCACACATATAAGTGTAACACTCTTGTAAGACATTTTTACTTCTGGATAACACCCTAACTCTTTCCCATCATCTTCGATCATTTTGCTCTCTATCTACATTATCCACATGCTGTTactgatttttgaaattttaaaaatatatttattttatttcttgctggtattgctttctttccttcatccAGGCGCCactaagaaatctttttttttttttttttttgtaggtagTAAGGCTTCTCTTCCCTGACtgatttgaaattaatttttctcccagatttactgagaaataattgacacatGGCACCATGTAAGTTTAATATCTACATTGAAAATATAACTTACATACATGAAATGATTAGCATAATAAATTTAGTGTACAACAGCATGTCATAAAgatgaaacaataaataaatagaaaaaatgtttCCCTTGTAATGATAACTCAGAATTTACTCTTAATAATTTTCATAGATAACTTACAGCaaggttaattatatttatcatgttgtatttGTTAATCTTCTAAGTGGAAGTTTATATTTTGACAATTTTCAACCAATTCCCCCTTTCCCCATCTCCATGTATGGTAACCacagatatgatttttttttctaagtgtttgtttttgaagtagaatttatgtttaatattgttagttcctgttacacagcatagtgatttgatatttccatAAATTTCAATGTAATCACGGCaaatctagttaccatctgtcaccatacaaagatattacataattattaactatattccctatgttgtTCAATTCATACCTATGACtaatgcattttatatatgaatTCTCCCTCACCAGTTTCTTAATCTTCCTCTtctatttctctcctcccctgaccatcgctcagtcgtgtccgactctttgcaaccccatgaacggtagcctaccaggctccgccgtccatgagattttccaggcaagaatactggagagggctgccatttccttctccaggggaacttcccaacccagggatcgaacccgggtctcctgcattgcagacagatgctttactgtctgaaccatcagggaaacccaaagatattacataattattaactatattccctatgttcttcaattCATACCTATGACtaatgcattttatatatgaatTCTCCCTCACCAGTTTCTTAATCTTCCTCtctatttctctcctcccctgaccATCAAACTGTCTTCCTCTAACAATcactgtttgttctctgtatctgaatCCGTTTCACTATAGCtgttcatttgctttgttttttagagCCACATGTAAATGAAACCATAATGtgattgtctttctccatctgacttattttacttagcgtaAGATCTTCTGGGTCCATCCAAGTGTTAAAAATGGAAAGATCttaatttttatggctgaataacatttaGTTATATTAttacatctttatccactcaaatattgatgggcacttagattgctttcatatcttggctattattcATAATGCTGTAGGGAACATAGAAGTGCATGGATCTACTCGAATTAGTCTTTCATTTTCTGTGGATAAACACTGAGggatagaattgctggatcatatggtaattctatttttaattataaaaattcatCTCTTGTTTTtccgtagtggctgcaccaatttacattccaccaacagtgcatgaggattcccttttctccacattctctccaacacttgttatttcttgcctttttgataatagccattttgacaattgtgagtgaaagtgaagtgaaagttatttaggcatgtccgaccctttgcaaccccatggacggtagcccatcaggctcctctctccatggattctccaggcaagagtactagagtggattgtcatttccttctccaggggatcttcctgacccagggatcaaatctgtgattactacatcggcaggcagattctttacctgccaaTGTAAAAAAGTGAAGCCCACGATATGTACAGGGGCATGTTGAAGGGGAAACGGAGGCTGCTCTAAgcgctgtttcaaattctgaggTGCTGGACTGCAGAACTCCATCAAACATCCAGTGATTTTACTTCTTCCCCTTTCACCCTAACCTGACCCTCTTTGTGCCAAATTTTAGGCCAAGGGGAAATTTGcttaaatgtaaaagaatgaataaggACGTTTCTGCCACCGAGGCAGGTCTGCGCTTTAACTTTTTGGCAGTATCTGGGATGAACAGAGAACCCTTATGCCCAGATGAAGAACAAACAGCATATTGCCCTCCGCATGACAAGGTATGTCATCCTATCCATAGATATATCAAAGGCAGTGTctatagaaaacagaaacaatacccagAAAATCGTAGATATATAGAAGATCATACAGTGAAGAATTTCTAAACACATTATTTCAGAGTAGCTCTGAATTGATAGGCAAAaggcacatgcatgcacacacacacactttaacaTTAGAATTAAGTAATAGAATATTAAATCCAGATACTTTTTGAGGTGTCCCTATATCTGAGCTATACATGTACCATATCTAAGTGTACCTTCACTTATAGCCCAGAAATATAAATGTGTAGGTGGGGGGGGTCACGTGAGAAAACAGAGCTGCTGACAACTGTCTTTACATGTCAGGGCAAGGTCAGACCAGAGTCAGATTTCTTAACCAGTTATAGTCCTTAGGCCTGTAAATATAGAGTACCCTGACCTTCACTCAGAAGGAAAACAGCTAGCCAAATAAACTAACCCTTTAACaggaaatacatacaaatatctgAGGATCCCCTGAGTATTGAAGAAAATTTCAGTGTCAGTGAGGCAGCACCTAATAGTGTGTGGAGAGAGGTAAGGAGAGAAGGAGTCAGTGTAAATGCCTTCAGAACCCAAAGGGGCCTACTAAACATTGGTATCTTTCTTGGGTTTGGAGAGCAAAACACAACATTTTTACTTTACTGAGCAAGAAATGTCCTAGCAGACTCCAgaacactgagccaccaagagttTTACAGATATGGAAGGACTCTATGTGCAAAGGCTTGCCAGCCATGCTCTAGAGTGCATGTGTTGCTAGCTGTTTCTTGTCCATCTCACATGCTTAGCATGATTTCATCATTATATCAGTGTAATGGACCAGTGTGAGGCTTTGTGGGATATCCTACTATTCCAGGTCTCTTTGAACTATATTAGGACAGAGCTCCAGAAAGATGACATAGCCTTGGGTCAAGACTATGACTGTGAGTAGGATAGTAGAGTAGGAATTTTCTACaatattccctccaaagaacactgGTTTTGACAACTGCTTACAGATAAAAGTAACTTTGTGGGAGTCTGGGAGTTCTAGGTAGAAGTCTCAGCAAAAACATCCAGGAATagatccactgaagaagaaaaaaacagattcatTTTACCTGCATCATGCTACCTGAAGGCAGCATAACTCCACTGAGATATGAGTGCCAAGAGAGGTCACCTCTTCCATGGGGGAAAATGAGAGGAAAGTGAGGGGGCACCTTCCCCAGCAGTAAACGATGCTTCAAAAGAGGCTTATGTCTTTTTGAACTGCTCTTCACCTCACAGAATACTAAGGTGATTTGCATGACTCAGGGACATGGAGAGCTGGGATCACAGCAGTCAGGGATTGAAACTCACAGAGGGGATTCAGAAGCTATTAACCACTTTGCACACTACTAGGAAGCCTTCCCAAAAGCCACTAGGGACGCCTCACTTCAGCCCCACATTTGCTCACATGCCTTACTATATGTCCTCCATAGACAGTTCCCAGTGTGTGTCCCCACAGGTGGACAGTGCAAGCTTTTACTCATGGCCAAtgagcacacacagagaaatagcTGGACTAGGCAGAATCAAAAGAAAGCACATGAAGTTGAACTAATAGCACACCACAGGGAGAGCAAATGGGAGTCTAGCAACAGTCAGCCTGGCTCTGCAGGGTGGAGAGAAGACATACATTCTAAAGAACTGTCCACCACCAAGAGGAAACAAGATGCGTGAGCCATCACATCCACACAAAAGATCTGTGAAATCCTTAGAATCCCTGGCAGGACTGACAGGTAATTTTGTTAAGACTTATTTtagtccaaataggaaaaggagtacgtcaaggctgtatattgtcaccttgcttatttaacttatatgaagagtacatcatgagaagtgctggactggaagaaacacaagctggaatcaagactgccaggagaaatatcaatgacctcagatatgcagatgacaccacccttatggcagaaagtgaagaggaactaaaaatcctcttgatgaaagtgaaacaggagagtgaaaaagttggcttaaagctcaacagtcagaaaacgaagatcatggcatccagtcccatcacttcatgggaaatagatggggaaacagtggaaacagtatcagactttattttttgggctccaaaatcactgcagatggtgactgcagccatgaaattaaaagacacttactccttggaaggaaagttatgaccaacctagatagcatattgaaaagcagagacattactttgccgactaaggtccgtgtactcaaggctatggtttttccagtaggcatgtatggatgtgagagttggactgtgaagaaggctgagtgccgaagaattgatgcttttgaactatggtgttggagaagacttttgagagtcccttggactgcaaggagatccaattagtccattctgaaggagatcagccctgggatttctttggcaagaatgatgctaaagctgaaactccagtactttggccacctcatgcgaagagttgagtcattggaaaagactttgatgctgggagggattgagagcaggaggagaaggggacgacagagggtgagatagctggatggcatcactgactcgatggacatgagtctgagtgaactccgggagttggtgatggacagggaggcctggcgtgctgcgattcatggggttgcaaagagtcagacatgactgagtgactgaactgaactgatgacctaaCATATGACCTATCCTGGTAGAATTTCCTCCTGTGCTTGAGAAGAATATGCATTCTGCCTCTGTTGTCTAGAATGTTCTGCATGTCAGTTAGGCCCATTTAATCTTAAGAATAGTTCACATTCCATGTTTCCTGAAAACGTTCAATTAGCATCATTGCAAAAGATTGTATGTAGAAATGTTTGGTGAAGTGTGGAAGCACGTCTctatctatgaaagtgaaagtgaactcgctcagtcatgtccaactgtttgctaccccgtggactgtaacctaccaggctcctctgtctatgaaattctaaaggcaggaatactggagtgggttgccatttccttctccaggggatcttcccgacccagggattgaacccgggtctcccaccttgcaggcggaccctttaacctctgagtcacctgtATACTGATATTATTATCAACAATCCAGATTAGAGCAACTAAGGAAATTCCTGTAATGGCCCCATCAAACTTAATTCTGTTACATGCACATTACTGCACTGTGCTGTATATGAAAATATTGTACCTCAGCTTTATAAACTACCATTCTCTATGCTCTGAAGCTgctaagaagacagaaaataaataaccatGATCATTGCTTGACAGCTGGGTTCCCTGCTATACTGGAAGGACAAGTATCTCCACtgtttccttgctgttcttgCTAATGCTTGGACAGCAATAATTCTTTGTTGGCTAGTTTCAGATCCACTTTCCAATTTCAAGTATTTCCACACTCTTAGCACCAATATAAGTGGGCTCCTTTCCAGGGATCTGAGTCCCAGTTCTCTGAAAGGTCCTCTTCTGGACCCCTAATGCAAAAGCTCCTCCTACAAAGTGCCCATCCATAGAGGTTTGAGTTTTGGCTCCCTGTGGTCTGTCCTGTGAACTTCTGAGGTACTAACCCAGCAGGGTAGCACCTCTCATTACAGGTCTGAGAGTCAGCTCTGAGGAGACCTTCCACCAAGCGTATAGGTTTTCATAACCTCAAACTCTTCTTTTTGCTTAGATAGACTTAAAGGCAGAAGTGACATCCTGCAGTTATTACCTTTGTATTACGTTTGTGCCATTGAATTTCTCCAATCCTGTGTATCCAGTTCCTTAGATTAAATAACTCCAGTGTTAACCACTGGTATGACTTCCATTTTCTTATCTGGAGCAAGACTACCTAACCCACTTCAAGTCTTCTTGACAGAAGAATTCAAATATAGCAACATAAATCCAACCAAATTGAACTGTGTCTGCATTTGGTTCCTGATAAACTAAGGACtaaaaagaaaattgctttatttCTAGATGATGTTTGCTAACCAACAACAAATTTATTAAGCATCAAGTATGACATCAGTACTTCTAAATAAACTGTACAGTTTGGAGGTGATCTGAGGAGACTTATTTTCACAGAATGATTGTGTTATAAATCTTACCTGAAGAGCTAAGTGAAGGTAAGAATATttgacaaaaaattttaaatgactgacAAAGCAGTAAAAAATGTATGGATGATGATAACAGCCATCATATTAAAGGTCAGGGAAGCCATAGGCATAAAGAAAAGTAAGCATATTTAGAAAAATTCTATAGCCATGGACAATGCCAGTTTGTGTGTGCCAGGTTTAGATGATAAAAATTTGGTAATTTACAATTGTTAATATACTTTTCATTCCCATCTTTGtctaaaaaatcaaaaacaaaaactaattccGTATGTAAAACCAAAACTGGATCGTAGGATCTTGGTGATTATAAATCTTTCATCTTgaatgaagaaatattaatataattgggGTTATCTGAGCAACATGGTAACAGGGATTTTCCAgcttaaatttatcttttttatctgAGGGTCTTCTTACTTAAAGCTAAAGTGatatttttgatgttttcatCCCAAGCATGAGCCTCAAGATTTTTGCTTCTATAAATGGCATTTTACTCATCTATAAGttgcccatgggcttccctggtagctcagctggtaaagaatccgcctgcaatgcaggagaccccagttcgattcctgggtcaggaagatccccttgagaagggaatggctacctactccagtattctggtctggagaattccatggacagaggagccttgcaggctacagttcatggtatcacaaacagtcggacacaagactgagtgactttcactttttatgatGCCCAGGActagaaaaaaattgagaaatacatctacttctttGTTGCAGTGGTATGGAGAACTTTTAGCACAGCTCTGCGTATCTGTTTGCTCTTCACACTGTAGATGATGGGGTTCATTACAGGGGGGATCAACAGATAGGCATTTTCAATCAGAGTATGTACATATGGTGGGGCCCGTTTCCCAAATCTGTGAACAAAAGACAGGCTGATCAATGGAATATAGAATACAGCAACAGCCCCAAGATGAGAGATGCTTGTGCTGAaggctttcttcctctcttctgagGATGCTATGCTGAAGACAGTCCTGATAATCAAAAGATAAGAGAGGATAATGAAGATCGAGTCCACCCCAGCAGTGGTGATCAGGGCTGTCAGACCAACCGCGCTGTTGAGCCTGGTGTCTGTGCACGAGAGCTTCATCACATCTGGGTGGAAACAGTAGGAGTGGTGGAGCACGCGGCTGCGGCAATAGGACAAGCGCCTAAGAAGCACCACCACAGGAGTCAGTATTAGGGTCCCCCTGGTGACGACTGCTACTCCAATCTGTGCTATTTTAAGATCAGTTAAGACACTGGCATATCTAAGAGGATTGGAGATAGCCACAAATCGATCAAAGGCCATGGCCAACAACACTGAAGATTCCATGACAGTGAAAAGTTGAATGAAAAACATCTGTGACAAGCAGGCATTAAAGCTGATCTCCCTGGCATTGAACCAGAAGATACCCAGCATGGTGACCAGAGTGGATACAAACAAGCCAAGGTCAGTGGTGGACAGCATGGAGAGGAAATAATACATGGGCTCGTGGAGGCTGGGCTGAGTGATGATGGCAAAGAGAACCAGGCTGTTTCCTGAGAGAGCAGTTGCATAGAGAAAGCAGAAGGGAATGGAGATCCAGGTGTGGAAGGCTTCCAGCCCGGGAACACCCGTCAGCAGGAAAACGATGGAAGAGGATGTGGTATTTTTGAAAGCTGACATGTTGAACTCAAGCTGAAGTATTTAATCTGAGTGTCCTAAAATGATAAATTGTATTCATTCACTTACTATGCATTCACATAAAATTATTTCACAAGTAAACATTTATGAAAGACAGTTGttattcagctgctcagtcatatctgacattgcaacgtcatggactgcagcatgccaggcttccctctcctttactatctcccagagtttgctcaaactcaagtccattgagtcaatgatgccattcaaccatctcattttctgtcaccaccttctcatcctgctttcaatctttcccagcatcagggttatttccaatgagttggctatttgcatcaggtggccaatgtattggagcttcagcatcacaccttccaaagaatattcagggttgatttcctttaggattgactggtttaacctccttgctgctttttaatacactgtctaggtttgtcatagcttttcttccaaggagcaagtgtcttttaattttgaggctacagttactgtccacagtgattttggagccagagATAATAAACTTGGCcatgtttctatttttccccatctatttgccatgaagtgatggaaccagatgccatgaacttagttttttgaatgctgaattttaagccatttttttcactctcctctttcaccttcatcaggaagctcttcagttcctctttactttatgccattagagtggtatcatctgcatatctgagactattgatatttctcctggcaatcttgattccagcatgtgacttatccagcccagcatttcaatgatgtactctgcatataagttaaataagcagggtgatgatatacagccttggtgtactcctttcccaattttgaaccagtctgtttttccatatctggttctaactgttgcttcttgtcctgcatacagatttctcaagaggcaggtcaggtggtctggtgttcccatctctttcagaattttccacagtttattgttatccacagagtcaaaagctttagcactgtcaatgaagcagaagtagttgtttttctgaaagtccttttttttttttttctatgatccaaagggtattggcaatttgatctctggttcttctgccttttataaatccagcttgtacatctagaatttCTTAATTCATGTactttgaagcctagcttgaaggattttgagcattactttgctagcatatgagatgagtgaaattgtatggtagtttgaacagttttgacactgcctttctttggaactggaatgaaaactggccttttccagccctgtggccactgctgagttttccaaatttgctagcatattgaatgcagcactttcacagcatcatcttttaagatttaaaacagctcaactggaattgcatcacctccagtagctttgttcatagtaatgcttcctaaggcccacttgacttcacactctaggatgcctggctctagataagCGACCACACTAtagttattatctgggtcattaggatgttcttgtttagttcttctgtatattcttgccagtTCTGCTTaatctctcctgcttctgttaggtccttgccattttaGTCATtaattgtgctcatctttgaTAAGATGTTCCCTTAGTGTCTCAAATTTTCTTAAGAAGATCTCTAGTaattcccattctattattttcctctatttcttttcagtgttcactgaagaaggccttcttatctccccttgctcttctctggaactctgctttcacttGGGTTCGTCTTCCCGTTTCTCCTGTGCTATTCTCTACTGTTCTTTCCTCAATTATCTCTAAGTcatcctcagacaactgttttgcttttttgcatttctttttcttcagaatgattttgatcactgcctcttatacAATGTTAGGAACAtttgtccgtagttcttcaggcactctgtctgtcaaaaccaaccccttgaatctatttgtcacttcaactttataatcatagggatttgattttagTCATACATTAATAAAGAAGAGCAGctaaagccaaaggagaaaaggaaagatatacctattgaATGCagagtcaccctgcttattcaacttatatgcag from Budorcas taxicolor isolate Tak-1 chromosome 15, Takin1.1, whole genome shotgun sequence includes the following:
- the LOC128060410 gene encoding olfactory receptor 51F2-like, with amino-acid sequence MSAFKNTTSSSIVFLLTGVPGLEAFHTWISIPFCFLYATALSGNSLVLFAIITQPSLHEPMYYFLSMLSTTDLGLFVSTLVTMLGIFWFNAREISFNACLSQMFFIQLFTVMESSVLLAMAFDRFVAISNPLRYASVLTDLKIAQIGVAVVTRGTLILTPVVVLLRRLSYCRSRVLHHSYCFHPDVMKLSCTDTRLNSAVGLTALITTAGVDSIFIILSYLLIIRTVFSIASSEERKKAFSTSISHLGAVAVFYIPLISLSFVHRFGKRAPPYVHTLIENAYLLIPPVMNPIIYSVKSKQIRRAVLKVLHTTATKK